From Caulobacter segnis, a single genomic window includes:
- the traA gene encoding Ti-type conjugative transfer relaxase TraA, with the protein MAIYHFSVKVISRATGASAVASAAYRSASRLHDERLDRDHDFTGKSGVVHSEVMLPDGAPEQLSDRATLWNAVEAGEKRKDAQLSREVEFAIPREMDQAQGIELARDFVRREMVDRGMVADLNLHWDIGADGLAKPHAHVMLSMREVGEDGFGAKVRDWNRTELVEHWREAWADHVNERLAQLDIDARIDCRSLEDQGIDLEPQNKIGPAAGRRADEGLEADRLDEHHEIARANGERIIADPRIALDAITKQQATFTRRDLAMFIHRHSDGKEQFDRAMGAVQASPELVALGQDGRGQDRFTSREMIAVEDRLHRASAVMAERRAHQVSELDQRRALARAEQRGLVLSGEQKTAFEHVTQARDLGVVVGYAGTGKSALLGVAREAWEDAGYRVQGLALSGIAAENLEGGSGIASRTIASLEHQWAQGRELLDARDVLVIDEAGMIGSRQMERLLSAAEKAGAKVVLVGDPEQLQAIEAGAAFRSIAERHSHVEITQVRRQHEDWQRDATRHLATGRTGEALAAYDARGMVHAAETRDQAREDLVERWDRDRIAEPGKSRIILTHTNDEVRDLNLTARERLRQAGVLGEEVTVRAERGERAFAAGDRLMFLKNDRGLGVKNGMLGEIEQVSATQMTVRLDAGRSVIFDLKNYAQVDHGYAATIHKSQGVTVDRTHVLATPGMDRHGAYVALSRHRDSVQVHYGRDEFEDLGKLTRVLSRERAKDMASDFAERRDIHVPPSLRPKEPPQRERGMFAGFRPVSPAHQPATPARDGDQLARRAAMERHARAAADVMRMNDRGLPVLAHQRKALEQAREAMGKIGPHAAKDLERAYVRDPGLAGETASGRTQRAIRVLQLEAEVRADPRLRADRFVERWQGLERQRTALHRAGDMTGAGQVRDRMGAMAKSLERDPQMESLLRPRRPELGLPAEMGRSVGQGLSDYLGIGRGRGFGL; encoded by the coding sequence ATGGCGATCTACCACTTCAGCGTCAAAGTCATCAGCCGCGCCACCGGGGCCAGCGCCGTGGCCTCGGCCGCCTACCGCTCCGCTTCGCGGCTGCACGACGAGCGGCTGGATCGCGACCACGACTTCACGGGCAAGAGCGGCGTCGTCCATTCTGAAGTGATGCTGCCGGACGGCGCGCCCGAGCAGCTGTCGGATCGCGCGACGTTGTGGAACGCGGTCGAGGCCGGCGAAAAGCGCAAGGACGCCCAGCTTTCCCGCGAGGTCGAGTTCGCCATCCCTCGCGAGATGGACCAAGCCCAGGGGATCGAACTGGCCCGCGACTTCGTCCGGCGCGAAATGGTCGATCGCGGCATGGTCGCTGATCTCAATCTGCACTGGGACATTGGAGCCGACGGCCTGGCCAAGCCCCACGCCCACGTCATGCTGTCGATGCGGGAGGTTGGCGAAGACGGTTTTGGCGCCAAGGTCCGCGACTGGAACCGCACCGAACTGGTCGAGCATTGGCGCGAGGCCTGGGCGGACCATGTCAACGAGCGCCTGGCGCAGCTCGACATCGACGCGCGGATCGATTGCCGGAGCCTCGAAGACCAAGGCATCGACCTGGAGCCGCAGAACAAGATCGGCCCGGCCGCCGGCCGTAGGGCCGACGAAGGCCTGGAGGCGGATCGGCTCGACGAACACCACGAGATCGCGCGGGCCAATGGCGAGCGGATCATCGCCGATCCGCGCATCGCTCTGGATGCCATCACCAAGCAGCAGGCGACCTTCACCCGCCGCGATCTGGCGATGTTCATTCACCGCCATTCGGATGGGAAGGAACAGTTCGATCGGGCGATGGGTGCGGTGCAGGCCTCACCCGAGCTGGTGGCCTTGGGCCAGGACGGGCGCGGCCAAGATCGGTTCACCAGCCGCGAGATGATCGCGGTCGAGGACCGCTTGCATCGCGCCAGCGCCGTGATGGCTGAGCGCCGGGCGCACCAGGTCAGCGAACTGGATCAGCGCCGCGCCCTGGCGCGGGCCGAGCAGCGTGGGCTTGTCCTGTCCGGCGAGCAGAAGACGGCGTTCGAGCACGTCACCCAGGCCCGCGACCTGGGCGTGGTGGTCGGCTATGCCGGCACGGGCAAGTCGGCCTTGTTGGGCGTGGCGCGGGAGGCCTGGGAGGACGCCGGCTATCGCGTCCAGGGCCTAGCCTTGTCGGGCATCGCCGCCGAGAACCTGGAGGGCGGATCGGGCATCGCGTCTCGCACCATCGCCAGCCTGGAACATCAGTGGGCTCAGGGCCGCGAACTGCTGGACGCCCGCGACGTGCTGGTGATCGACGAGGCCGGGATGATCGGCTCGCGGCAGATGGAGCGGCTGCTGTCGGCGGCCGAGAAGGCCGGGGCCAAGGTGGTGCTGGTCGGCGATCCCGAGCAGCTCCAGGCCATCGAGGCCGGCGCGGCGTTCCGGTCGATTGCCGAGCGACATTCCCATGTCGAGATCACTCAAGTTCGCCGGCAGCATGAGGACTGGCAGCGCGACGCCACCCGCCATCTCGCCACCGGCCGCACCGGCGAAGCGCTGGCGGCTTACGACGCGCGCGGCATGGTCCATGCCGCCGAGACCCGCGATCAGGCGCGCGAGGATCTGGTCGAGCGCTGGGATCGCGATCGGATCGCCGAGCCGGGAAAAAGCCGCATCATCCTCACCCACACCAATGACGAGGTGCGCGATCTCAATCTGACCGCCCGCGAGCGGCTACGCCAGGCGGGCGTGTTGGGCGAGGAGGTGACGGTCAGGGCCGAGCGCGGCGAGCGCGCCTTCGCGGCCGGCGACCGGCTGATGTTCCTGAAGAACGATCGCGGGCTTGGCGTGAAGAACGGCATGCTCGGCGAGATCGAGCAGGTCTCGGCCACGCAAATGACGGTACGGCTCGATGCCGGGCGATCGGTCATCTTTGACCTGAAGAACTACGCCCAGGTCGATCATGGCTATGCGGCCACCATCCATAAGAGCCAGGGCGTCACGGTCGATCGGACCCATGTGCTGGCGACGCCGGGCATGGATCGCCATGGCGCCTATGTCGCCCTGTCGCGGCATCGCGACAGTGTCCAGGTCCATTACGGTCGCGACGAGTTCGAGGATCTCGGCAAGTTGACCCGCGTGCTGTCGCGCGAGCGGGCCAAAGATATGGCCAGTGACTTCGCCGAGCGACGCGACATTCATGTGCCGCCGTCGTTGCGCCCCAAGGAGCCGCCGCAGCGCGAGCGCGGGATGTTCGCCGGGTTCAGGCCAGTCAGTCCCGCGCATCAGCCGGCGACGCCGGCGCGCGATGGCGATCAGCTTGCTCGACGCGCCGCGATGGAGCGCCACGCCCGCGCCGCGGCCGATGTGATGCGGATGAACGACCGCGGCTTGCCGGTGCTTGCCCATCAGCGGAAAGCGCTGGAGCAGGCGCGCGAGGCGATGGGGAAGATCGGCCCGCACGCCGCCAAGGATCTGGAGCGGGCCTATGTCCGCGATCCAGGCTTGGCAGGCGAGACTGCGTCGGGCCGCACCCAGCGAGCGATCCGCGTCCTTCAGCTTGAAGCGGAGGTCCGCGCCGATCCGCGTCTGCGCGCCGATCGCTTCGTCGAACGTTGGCAGGGCTTGGAGCGCCAGCGCACGGCCTTGCACCGCGCGGGCGACATGACCGGCGCCGGCCAAGTCCGAGATCGCATGGGCGCGATGGCCAAGAGCTTGGAGCGCGACCCGCAGATGGAATCGCTGCTCCGCCCTCGCCGGCCGGAGCTTGGGCTTCCCGCCGAGATGGGCCGCAGCGTGGGGCAGGGCCTTTCTGACTACCTCGGCATCGGCCGTGGCCGGGGATTTGGCTTGTAG
- a CDS encoding tyrosine-type recombinase/integrase, whose product MSSTPMSPLRQRMLEDMKIRGYTAHTQRDYVRAVADFAQFINCSPDWAEPEDLRRYQLHLANQGVSPATMNSRVSGLRFFFRVTLARPSFGSQLATVRGENRLPEVLSPEEVALLLHCAGKLKYKAILSIAYGCGLRISEIANLKVADIDAARMLIRVEQGKGRTDRYVMLAPDLLELLQAWWRQARPMGWLFPGRDPGQPIATRQLDRICKQAAAMAGLEKRVSMHTLRHSFATHLLENKTDIRVIQALLGHRKTDTTARYTRVATKILRSVESPLSLLKPPTDQPPRLPAKPWMFSCSTPRTFLGLDAESSAPVDAMRLLSSLPENLEGASAKVGARLTAKATPGALMADTERRPENLF is encoded by the coding sequence ATGAGTTCCACGCCCATGAGCCCTCTGCGTCAGCGTATGCTTGAGGACATGAAAATCCGTGGCTACACCGCCCATACCCAGCGCGACTACGTGCGAGCGGTCGCCGATTTCGCTCAGTTTATCAACTGCTCGCCAGACTGGGCCGAGCCGGAGGACTTGCGGCGCTACCAGCTGCATCTGGCCAACCAAGGGGTGTCGCCAGCCACGATGAACAGCCGCGTCTCGGGCCTGCGCTTCTTCTTTAGGGTCACCCTCGCGCGGCCAAGTTTTGGAAGTCAGTTAGCGACGGTTCGCGGGGAAAATCGCCTGCCAGAAGTGCTCAGTCCCGAGGAGGTGGCGCTCCTGCTGCACTGTGCCGGCAAGCTCAAATACAAAGCCATACTGAGCATCGCCTATGGTTGCGGCCTCCGCATTTCGGAGATCGCTAACCTGAAGGTCGCCGACATCGACGCTGCCCGGATGCTGATCCGTGTCGAGCAGGGGAAGGGGCGCACCGATCGCTACGTGATGCTGGCTCCCGACCTGCTAGAGTTGTTGCAGGCCTGGTGGCGCCAGGCGCGCCCGATGGGTTGGCTGTTTCCCGGCCGCGATCCTGGGCAGCCGATCGCAACCCGGCAACTCGATCGGATCTGCAAGCAGGCGGCGGCCATGGCCGGGCTGGAGAAGCGGGTTTCCATGCACACGCTCCGGCACTCTTTCGCCACCCATCTACTGGAGAACAAGACGGACATTCGCGTCATCCAGGCTCTGCTGGGTCACAGGAAGACGGATACGACCGCCCGCTACACCCGCGTCGCGACCAAGATCCTTCGCTCGGTCGAGAGCCCGCTTTCGCTGCTCAAGCCACCGACGGACCAGCCGCCTCGGCTTCCGGCTAAGCCTTGGATGTTCTCCTGTTCGACACCTCGAACCTTTCTGGGCCTTGACGCGGAGTCGTCCGCGCCGGTCGACGCAATGCGCCTGCTTTCATCCCTACCGGAAAATTTGGAAGGGGCGAGCGCCAAAGTCGGCGCCCGCCTGACGGCTAAGGCAACGCCTGGCGCCCTGATGGCCGATACTGAACGGAGACCGGAAAACCTGTTCTAG
- a CDS encoding conjugal transfer protein TraD produces the protein MQRRERTHHLIELGGLVQKAGLVELTGDDRAALYGAFLTLAMMLQGEDREHTLALWRRGGKRAFENDNTPS, from the coding sequence ATGCAGCGCCGAGAGCGGACCCACCACCTGATCGAGCTGGGTGGCCTGGTGCAAAAGGCCGGGCTGGTCGAGCTGACCGGTGACGATCGCGCCGCCCTTTACGGCGCGTTCCTGACGCTGGCGATGATGCTCCAGGGCGAGGACCGCGAACACACGCTCGCCCTCTGGCGGCGCGGCGGAAAGCGGGCGTTCGAGAACGACAACACGCCTAGCTGA
- a CDS encoding sigma factor-like helix-turn-helix DNA-binding protein — MSYAVLRLRRNTRDVFLLNQIEALDYALIARHLGLSVGDVQARLADALCEISRTVDLIERIRPKPVNLSNAEHPDV, encoded by the coding sequence ATGTCGTACGCGGTGCTCCGCCTTCGGCGTAACACGCGGGACGTCTTCCTGCTCAATCAGATTGAAGCGCTCGACTACGCGCTGATCGCTCGCCACCTAGGGCTCTCCGTCGGCGACGTTCAGGCGCGTCTGGCCGACGCGCTCTGCGAGATTTCCCGCACGGTCGATCTGATCGAGCGCATCCGCCCTAAGCCCGTCAACCTTTCCAATGCGGAGCATCCCGATGTCTGA
- a CDS encoding conjugal transfer protein TraD → MRKPRDFDAELKTLEDKARTLKERKVKQLGELVIATGADALDVETLAGGLLGLVESGDAARKAEWRKRGAGFFRSGKAEPPRAAGGDQ, encoded by the coding sequence ATGCGCAAACCTCGGGACTTCGATGCTGAGCTGAAGACGCTGGAGGACAAGGCCAGAACGCTCAAGGAGCGGAAGGTCAAACAGCTCGGTGAACTGGTGATCGCCACCGGGGCCGATGCTCTGGATGTCGAGACCTTGGCGGGCGGGCTACTTGGCCTGGTCGAAAGCGGCGACGCGGCTCGCAAGGCGGAGTGGCGCAAACGGGGCGCGGGGTTCTTTCGCAGCGGGAAGGCGGAACCTCCGCGCGCTGCTGGCGGCGACCAATGA
- a CDS encoding DUF6118 family protein: protein MDQDIGSEAPADPAAVAFEALRREVALLNVALAGLAAERASTPDYSETLSEIAQGVRVAVGRVGKLATSPALALSPVEMSRQITAAGNEARRRDRAELHQALEGLHRATIDLRGWIDTARLASVQNLRLLQSALAGVVGGAVLGSSVPAIVAQAAPERWAWPERRAASLLHRDIWSAGERMLATANPGQWRDIQTARRIVDLNREALAKCARAAERDQANTRCLISVRVRAGS, encoded by the coding sequence ATGGATCAGGACATCGGATCAGAAGCGCCGGCCGATCCGGCGGCGGTGGCGTTCGAGGCGTTGCGTCGGGAGGTGGCCTTGCTGAATGTCGCTCTGGCTGGTCTCGCCGCTGAACGCGCGTCGACGCCCGACTACAGCGAGACGCTGAGCGAGATCGCTCAAGGCGTGAGGGTCGCGGTCGGGCGCGTGGGAAAGCTGGCGACGAGTCCGGCCCTGGCCTTAAGCCCGGTCGAGATGTCGAGGCAGATCACAGCGGCCGGCAACGAGGCCCGGCGTCGGGATCGCGCGGAGCTGCATCAAGCGCTTGAGGGGCTTCATCGGGCCACTATCGACCTTCGTGGCTGGATTGATACCGCGCGCTTGGCCAGTGTGCAGAACTTGCGGCTATTGCAGTCGGCGTTGGCCGGTGTGGTCGGTGGAGCAGTCCTGGGGAGCAGCGTTCCGGCCATCGTGGCGCAGGCAGCTCCAGAGCGTTGGGCTTGGCCCGAGAGGCGAGCGGCGAGCCTGCTTCACCGCGACATTTGGTCGGCGGGCGAGCGGATGTTAGCCACGGCCAATCCAGGCCAGTGGCGAGATATCCAAACCGCTAGACGGATCGTCGATCTAAACCGCGAGGCCCTTGCAAAATGTGCTCGGGCCGCCGAGAGAGATCAGGCCAATACGCGTTGCCTGATCAGCGTCCGCGTTAGGGCGGGGTCATGA
- a CDS encoding sensor histidine kinase, which produces MAPKIESGILDQGTLSFTIESRILRELGERLVKQPEVAIVELIKNSYDADATECTINYDAPRSITVIDDGIGMTLSRFTNGWMRIGTSSKEAVTFSEKYLRLITGEKGIGRFAVRFLGRVLHLESVAYDEERKRLTRLVADFDWPTFDKHQDLGKVQVPYRLESVNGDTPTGTTLKITRLRSEVGRLDLQKVRTGSIGILTPLRSLFRKISEGEDIAPSLDATSDPGFLLNIQQDDEEEGEDVAAAILDGFALRAQLRLSGDRVDLRIYRRGASKPYLKFIDKFPNEVGQLYADVRFFPRRAGAFTGMPVDGRRAYSWIVENAGVAVFDRNFRVQPYGTQSDDWLTLQADNARNRRDPRSSIALKHFPMPANVRSSTSENWMLRLPQSAQLIGLVQVEGRRHDEIDADADEEGLVASADREGFVDNEAYKQLQDLVRGAIEAIAYADRKLQREEEEAQRNALVATIRRETRTAISEVQSNPRIAEPDKARIVAALAQTQHLAERQEETSREREQQLEIMSLLGVVAGFMTHEFGVALQELEATHADLVILAEQQPQFSGAVKSFAAHIKSLKEFVTYSSGYIEGAKNKPSKPYPVRPRLQQVKKYFGRYAEERNIKVEISAEPDLMAPLVPPSLYNGIALNLYTNALKAVTAKVGTEQGTIAFRAWNDNRWHYLEVSDTGVGIPHALHERVFDPLFTTTQSKNDPLGSGMGLGLALVKRGAEAFGGRAELVDPPPEFATCVRIRIPLQTETSRA; this is translated from the coding sequence ATGGCTCCGAAGATAGAAAGCGGCATCCTAGATCAGGGAACCCTCTCATTTACCATTGAGAGTCGAATTCTTCGTGAGCTAGGTGAACGCCTAGTAAAACAGCCAGAGGTCGCGATAGTCGAGCTTATAAAGAACTCGTACGATGCGGACGCAACCGAATGTACCATCAACTATGATGCGCCGCGATCCATCACGGTAATCGATGATGGCATAGGCATGACCCTGAGCCGATTCACCAATGGGTGGATGCGTATCGGAACAAGCTCCAAAGAAGCCGTCACGTTTAGTGAAAAGTACCTCCGACTAATCACCGGCGAAAAAGGCATTGGTCGCTTTGCTGTTCGATTTCTCGGCCGGGTTCTTCACCTTGAATCAGTAGCGTATGATGAAGAACGGAAGCGGCTGACTCGTTTAGTTGCTGACTTCGATTGGCCAACATTTGATAAACATCAGGACCTTGGGAAGGTTCAAGTTCCGTATCGGCTTGAATCTGTCAACGGCGACACGCCTACTGGCACCACCCTAAAGATAACTAGGCTGCGGTCGGAGGTAGGCCGACTCGACTTACAGAAGGTTCGCACTGGCTCTATCGGTATCCTTACGCCGCTGCGCTCGCTCTTTCGCAAGATATCTGAAGGCGAAGATATCGCCCCCTCCCTTGACGCGACATCCGACCCTGGATTTTTGCTCAATATCCAGCAAGATGACGAAGAGGAAGGCGAGGACGTTGCCGCTGCCATCCTCGACGGATTTGCATTGCGCGCGCAACTTCGTTTGAGCGGAGACCGGGTGGATCTTCGCATCTACCGGCGGGGAGCCTCGAAACCATACTTAAAGTTCATCGATAAGTTTCCAAACGAGGTTGGGCAACTCTACGCCGACGTCCGCTTCTTTCCGCGTCGGGCAGGTGCATTTACCGGCATGCCGGTCGACGGCCGGCGAGCTTATTCCTGGATCGTCGAGAATGCCGGGGTTGCGGTCTTTGATCGTAATTTCCGTGTTCAACCATATGGGACTCAGTCAGACGACTGGCTCACCCTTCAAGCGGACAACGCACGCAATAGACGCGACCCTCGATCATCGATTGCTCTGAAGCATTTCCCGATGCCTGCCAACGTTAGGTCGTCGACTTCCGAAAACTGGATGCTCCGACTCCCTCAATCAGCCCAATTGATCGGCTTGGTGCAGGTAGAGGGGCGTCGCCACGATGAGATCGACGCCGACGCGGACGAGGAAGGCTTAGTCGCATCGGCAGATAGAGAGGGCTTCGTCGACAACGAGGCCTATAAGCAACTTCAAGATCTTGTGCGCGGCGCGATCGAAGCCATCGCTTACGCTGACCGGAAGCTTCAACGCGAGGAAGAAGAGGCCCAGAGGAACGCCCTGGTCGCGACCATCCGGCGTGAGACGAGGACTGCTATTAGCGAGGTTCAATCGAACCCTCGTATCGCAGAACCAGATAAGGCGCGAATTGTCGCCGCCCTCGCGCAGACCCAGCACCTTGCCGAGCGCCAGGAGGAGACCTCCAGGGAGCGTGAGCAGCAGCTCGAAATTATGAGCCTGCTGGGCGTGGTCGCCGGCTTCATGACTCACGAGTTTGGCGTTGCGCTTCAAGAGCTAGAAGCAACTCATGCCGATCTGGTGATTTTGGCGGAGCAGCAGCCTCAATTTTCCGGAGCAGTGAAAAGTTTTGCTGCACACATCAAGAGCCTCAAAGAGTTCGTCACCTACTCCTCCGGATACATTGAAGGCGCTAAGAATAAACCTAGCAAACCTTATCCTGTCCGCCCGCGCCTGCAACAAGTGAAGAAATACTTCGGTCGATATGCGGAAGAACGCAACATTAAAGTTGAAATAAGCGCCGAGCCTGACCTTATGGCACCCCTGGTTCCACCGTCACTTTACAACGGCATTGCTCTTAACCTCTATACTAATGCCTTGAAGGCTGTCACCGCAAAGGTTGGGACTGAGCAGGGAACTATCGCGTTCCGCGCCTGGAACGACAATCGCTGGCACTATCTTGAAGTGTCGGACACCGGAGTCGGTATCCCCCATGCCCTGCATGAAAGAGTGTTCGACCCGCTGTTTACTACCACGCAGTCTAAGAACGATCCTCTTGGGTCTGGTATGGGCTTAGGACTTGCGCTCGTGAAGCGCGGGGCTGAGGCCTTTGGTGGGCGAGCAGAGTTGGTGGATCCGCCTCCAGAGTTCGCCACATGTGTAAGAATTCGCATTCCGCTGCAAACCGAGACATCTCGCGCATGA